One genomic region from Streptomyces venezuelae encodes:
- a CDS encoding DEAD/DEAH box helicase produces the protein MTEDLTPSEAYAAALARNAEQATALYPFRELYDFDLDPFQIEACKALEAGKGVLVAAPTGSGKTIVGEFAVHLALSQGRKCFYTTPIKALSNQKFADLVKRYGAEKVGLLTGDNSVNGDAPIVVMTTEVLRNMLYAGSQALSGLGYVVMDEVHYLSDRFRGAVWEEVIIHLPESVTLVSLSATVSNAEEFGDWLDTVRGDTEVIVSESRPVPLWQHVLAGRRMYDLFEEETDHGGRGSARREVNPDLVRLARTENSTYNPRDRRRGKMVREADRERERRQRSRIWTPGRPEVIDRLDAEGLLPAITFIFSRAGCEAAVQQCLHAGLRLNNEEGRQRVREIVEERTASIPAEDLHVLGYYEWLEALERGIAAHHAGMLPTFKEVVEELFVRGLVKAVFATETLALGINMPARSVVLEKLVKWNGEQHADITPGEYTQLTGRAGRRGIDVEGHAVVLWQRGFDPGHLAGLAGTRTYPLRSSFRPSYNMAVNLVDQFGRHRSRELLETSFAQFQADRSVVGISRQVQKNEEGLEGYREGMTCHLGNFEEYARLRRDLKDRETELARQGAAQRRAQAAGSLEKLKPGDIIHVPTGKFAGLALVLDPGIPAGRTNGHRGFEHHDGPRPLVLTAERQVKRLASIDFPVPVEALDRMRIPKSFNPRSPQSRRDLASALRTKAGHVHPERHHKQRAAAADDREIARLRTALRAHPCHGCDEREDHARWAERYHRLQRDTQQLERRIEGRTNTIARTFDRIVALLTELDYLRGDEVTDNGKRLARLYGELDLLASECLRDRVWEGLTPAELAACVSALVFESRQADDAVAPKLPTGNAKAALGEMVRIWGRLDALEEEFKINQAEGVGQREPDLGFAWAAYQWASDKSLDEVLREADMPAGDFVRWCKQVIDVLGQIAAAAPKENSTVSKNARKAVEALLRGVVAYSSVG, from the coding sequence ATGACAGAGGACCTCACACCTTCCGAGGCGTACGCGGCCGCCCTCGCCCGAAACGCCGAGCAGGCCACCGCGCTGTACCCCTTCCGCGAGCTGTACGACTTCGATCTGGACCCCTTCCAGATCGAGGCGTGCAAGGCCCTCGAAGCGGGCAAGGGCGTGCTCGTCGCCGCGCCCACGGGCTCCGGCAAGACCATCGTCGGCGAGTTCGCCGTCCATCTCGCCCTCAGCCAGGGCCGCAAGTGCTTCTACACGACACCCATCAAGGCGCTGTCGAACCAGAAGTTCGCCGACCTCGTCAAGCGGTACGGCGCGGAGAAGGTCGGCCTGCTCACCGGCGACAACAGCGTCAACGGCGATGCGCCGATCGTCGTCATGACCACCGAAGTCCTCCGCAACATGCTGTACGCGGGGTCCCAGGCCCTCTCCGGCCTCGGCTACGTCGTCATGGACGAGGTGCACTACCTCTCCGACCGCTTCCGCGGCGCCGTCTGGGAGGAAGTGATCATCCACCTCCCCGAATCCGTCACGCTGGTCTCACTCTCCGCGACCGTGTCCAACGCCGAGGAGTTCGGCGACTGGCTCGACACCGTCCGCGGCGACACCGAGGTCATCGTCTCGGAGAGCCGTCCCGTGCCCCTCTGGCAGCACGTCCTGGCCGGACGCCGGATGTACGACCTCTTCGAGGAGGAGACCGACCACGGCGGCCGCGGCTCCGCCCGCCGCGAGGTCAACCCCGACCTCGTCCGCCTGGCCCGCACCGAGAACTCGACGTACAACCCGCGTGACCGGCGCCGCGGCAAGATGGTCCGCGAGGCCGACCGCGAGCGCGAGCGCCGCCAGCGTTCCCGCATCTGGACGCCGGGCCGCCCCGAGGTCATCGACCGCCTCGACGCCGAGGGGCTGCTGCCCGCCATCACCTTCATCTTCAGCCGCGCCGGCTGCGAGGCCGCGGTCCAGCAGTGTCTCCACGCCGGGCTCCGCCTCAACAACGAGGAAGGACGCCAGCGCGTCCGCGAGATCGTCGAGGAGCGGACCGCCTCCATCCCGGCAGAAGACCTCCACGTCCTCGGCTACTACGAATGGCTCGAAGCGCTGGAGCGGGGCATCGCCGCCCACCACGCCGGCATGCTCCCCACCTTCAAGGAGGTCGTCGAAGAGCTCTTCGTCCGTGGCCTCGTGAAGGCCGTCTTCGCCACCGAGACCCTCGCCCTCGGCATCAACATGCCCGCGCGCTCGGTCGTCCTGGAGAAGCTCGTCAAGTGGAACGGCGAGCAGCACGCCGACATCACCCCCGGCGAGTACACCCAGCTCACCGGCCGTGCCGGCCGCCGCGGCATCGACGTCGAAGGCCACGCCGTGGTCCTCTGGCAGCGCGGCTTCGACCCCGGCCACCTCGCCGGACTCGCGGGCACGCGCACGTACCCGCTGCGCTCCAGCTTCCGGCCCTCGTACAACATGGCGGTCAACCTCGTCGACCAGTTCGGCCGGCACCGCTCCCGCGAGCTCCTGGAGACCTCCTTCGCGCAGTTCCAGGCCGACCGCTCCGTCGTGGGCATCTCGCGCCAGGTCCAGAAGAACGAGGAGGGCCTGGAGGGCTACCGCGAGGGCATGACCTGCCACCTCGGAAACTTCGAGGAGTACGCGCGGCTCCGCCGCGACCTCAAGGACCGCGAGACGGAACTGGCCCGGCAGGGCGCCGCCCAGCGGCGCGCCCAGGCCGCCGGCTCGCTGGAGAAGCTCAAGCCGGGCGACATCATCCACGTCCCCACCGGCAAGTTCGCGGGCCTCGCCCTCGTCCTCGACCCCGGCATCCCCGCGGGCCGGACCAACGGGCACCGCGGCTTCGAGCACCACGACGGACCCCGGCCCCTCGTCCTCACCGCCGAGCGGCAGGTCAAGAGGCTCGCCTCCATCGACTTCCCGGTCCCCGTCGAGGCGCTCGACCGCATGCGGATCCCCAAGTCCTTCAACCCGCGCTCGCCGCAGTCCCGCAGGGACCTGGCCTCCGCACTGCGGACCAAGGCCGGACACGTCCACCCCGAGCGCCATCACAAGCAGCGTGCGGCCGCCGCCGACGACCGCGAGATCGCCCGGCTGCGCACCGCGCTGCGCGCGCATCCCTGCCACGGCTGCGACGAGCGCGAGGACCACGCCCGCTGGGCCGAGCGCTACCACCGCCTCCAGCGCGACACCCAGCAGCTGGAGCGGCGCATCGAGGGCCGTACCAACACGATCGCCCGGACCTTCGACCGGATCGTCGCGCTCCTCACCGAGCTCGACTACCTGCGGGGCGACGAGGTCACGGACAACGGCAAGCGGCTGGCCCGGCTCTACGGCGAGCTCGACCTGCTGGCGAGCGAATGCCTCCGGGACCGCGTCTGGGAGGGGCTCACCCCTGCCGAACTCGCCGCCTGCGTCTCGGCCCTGGTGTTCGAGTCGCGCCAGGCCGACGACGCCGTCGCGCCGAAGCTGCCCACGGGCAACGCGAAGGCGGCGCTCGGCGAGATGGTCCGGATCTGGGGGCGTCTCGACGCCCTCGAGGAGGAGTTCAAGATCAACCAGGCGGAGGGGGTCGGCCAGCGCGAGCCCGACCTCGGCTTCGCCTGGGCCGCCTACCAGTGGGCGTCCGACAAGAGCCTCGACGAGGTGCTCCGCGAGGCGGACATGCCCGCCGGCGACTTCGTCCGCTGGTGCAAGCAGGTCATCGACGTCCTCGGACAGATCGCCGCCGCGGCGCCCAAGGAGAACAGCACGGTCTCCAAGAACGCCCGCAAGGCCGTCGAAGCGCTGCTGCGGGGTGTCGTCGCCTACAGCTCGGTGGGCTGA
- a CDS encoding cytochrome P450, with protein MTTQAGQDAEASGDTAQPTPEIVDGPRGMPLLGNLPAFGKDPLAFFEQLRERGDFVRWRFGRGPALFIAHPDTVGELLTEVERTFDQPDLGIAFRTLLGNGVVVAKGADWRRKRSLVQPSVRPKQVRSYAATMTECAVALADRWSDGQPIDIKREMAALTQLIAVRTIFGVDTAADAEAIGRAMDIAQQEIGAEFSGIGALLPDWVPTPGRARIKRATAVIDAEVSRVVSRHRDGDTERPDLLSRLLAARDETGARLSDQEIRDETVTLYIGGHETTSSTLVWAWYLLSRNPRVREALAEELDRVLADHEPGYDDYASLPYTQAVVKETLRLYPTIWLITGIAKEGATLGGRPVPVGTRVWSSQWATQRDPRWYGDAEAFRPERWLTTEDGLPAEDIPEYAWFPFGGGPRVCLGTRFALVEAVLVLAVLARRFELELYTRDIRPVPSLTLQPDREVIAMVQARR; from the coding sequence ATGACCACGCAAGCCGGTCAGGACGCCGAGGCAAGCGGCGACACGGCACAGCCGACGCCGGAGATCGTCGACGGCCCCCGCGGAATGCCCCTCCTCGGGAACCTGCCCGCCTTCGGCAAGGACCCCCTCGCCTTCTTCGAACAGCTGCGGGAGCGCGGTGACTTCGTCCGCTGGCGCTTCGGCCGCGGCCCCGCCCTCTTCATCGCCCACCCCGACACCGTGGGCGAACTCCTCACCGAGGTCGAGCGCACCTTCGACCAGCCCGACCTCGGCATCGCCTTCCGCACCCTCCTCGGGAACGGGGTGGTCGTCGCCAAGGGCGCCGACTGGCGGCGCAAGCGATCCCTCGTCCAGCCCTCCGTCCGCCCCAAGCAGGTCCGGTCCTACGCGGCGACCATGACGGAATGCGCCGTCGCGCTCGCCGACCGGTGGAGCGACGGACAGCCCATCGACATCAAGAGGGAGATGGCGGCCCTCACCCAACTCATCGCCGTCCGCACCATCTTCGGCGTCGACACCGCCGCCGACGCCGAGGCCATCGGCCGGGCCATGGACATCGCCCAGCAGGAGATCGGCGCCGAGTTCAGCGGCATCGGAGCGCTCCTGCCCGACTGGGTCCCCACGCCCGGCCGCGCCCGCATCAAGCGCGCCACCGCCGTCATCGACGCGGAGGTCTCCCGCGTCGTCTCCCGGCACCGTGACGGCGACACCGAGCGCCCGGACCTCCTCAGCCGCCTGCTCGCCGCCCGGGACGAGACCGGGGCCCGGCTCTCCGACCAGGAGATACGGGACGAGACCGTCACCCTCTACATCGGGGGCCACGAGACGACCAGTTCGACCCTCGTCTGGGCCTGGTACCTGCTCTCCCGCAACCCGCGGGTCCGCGAGGCCCTCGCCGAGGAACTCGACCGGGTCCTCGCCGACCACGAACCCGGCTACGACGACTACGCGTCCCTCCCGTACACCCAGGCCGTCGTCAAGGAGACCCTCCGTCTCTACCCGACGATCTGGCTCATCACCGGGATCGCCAAGGAGGGCGCCACCCTCGGCGGCAGGCCGGTCCCCGTCGGCACCCGCGTCTGGTCCAGCCAGTGGGCCACGCAGCGCGACCCCCGTTGGTACGGCGACGCCGAGGCCTTCCGCCCCGAGCGGTGGCTCACCACCGAGGACGGCCTGCCCGCCGAGGACATACCGGAGTACGCCTGGTTCCCGTTCGGCGGCGGCCCCCGCGTCTGCCTCGGCACCCGCTTTGCCCTCGTCGAAGCCGTCCTGGTGCTGGCCGTCCTCGCCCGCCGCTTCGAGCTGGAGCTCTACACCAGGGACATACGCCCGGTCCCGAGCCTCACCCTCCAGCCGGACCGCGAGGTCATCGCCATGGTCCAGGCCCGGCGCTGA